The following proteins are encoded in a genomic region of Synechococcus sp. ROS8604:
- a CDS encoding alpha/beta fold hydrolase: MHPDPPEPWTWTSPCGQPLQVGWSCQKPNKPDPEHALAVVLIHGFGACKEHWRYNMPVLANAANTYAIDLIGFGTSSQPRALLGDDFSDNDAVEGDNLCYSFDLWAAQVVAFCQQVVQQPVVLVGNSIGGVVALRAAQLLQEQSQSVSCEGVVLIDCAQRLMDDKQLATQPAWMAWIRPLLKTLVSQRWLSTALFRNAARPALIRSVLHQAYPSGSNVDDDLVSLLFKPSQRPGAPEAFRGFINLFNDHLAPSLLESLSLPVHMIWGEADPWEPVKEAKNWEQQFDCIQSLLVIPHAGHCPHDESPSEVNERLLLILNQQAT; encoded by the coding sequence ATGCACCCTGACCCTCCAGAACCCTGGACCTGGACCAGTCCTTGTGGTCAGCCATTGCAAGTGGGGTGGAGCTGCCAAAAGCCAAACAAACCTGATCCAGAGCATGCCTTAGCCGTTGTGCTAATTCACGGTTTCGGAGCTTGCAAAGAGCACTGGAGATACAACATGCCGGTGCTGGCCAACGCTGCTAACACGTATGCCATCGACCTGATCGGCTTTGGCACGAGCAGTCAACCGCGAGCACTTCTCGGCGACGACTTCAGCGACAACGATGCCGTTGAAGGTGACAACCTTTGCTACAGCTTTGATCTCTGGGCGGCACAGGTGGTGGCTTTCTGCCAACAGGTCGTGCAACAACCTGTGGTGTTGGTGGGAAATTCCATTGGAGGCGTCGTTGCCCTCAGAGCCGCACAACTTTTGCAAGAGCAGAGCCAAAGTGTGTCCTGCGAGGGTGTGGTACTGATCGACTGCGCGCAGCGGCTCATGGATGACAAGCAATTGGCAACGCAACCTGCCTGGATGGCTTGGATCCGCCCCCTCCTTAAAACCCTGGTAAGTCAGCGCTGGCTGAGCACAGCCCTTTTCCGCAATGCGGCCCGCCCAGCGCTGATCCGTAGCGTGCTCCATCAGGCCTATCCCAGTGGGAGCAATGTGGATGATGACTTGGTCTCGCTTTTATTCAAACCAAGCCAAAGACCAGGAGCCCCTGAAGCGTTTCGCGGATTTATCAACCTCTTTAATGATCATTTGGCGCCGTCTTTACTGGAATCCCTATCCCTTCCCGTTCACATGATTTGGGGGGAAGCTGATCCCTGGGAACCGGTCAAAGAGGCCAAAAACTGGGAACAACAATTTGATTGCATTCAATCTCTATTGGTGATTCCCCATGCAGGACATTGCCCCCATGACGAATCTCCAAGCGAAGTAAATGAACGTTTACTGCTGATTCTCAATCAGCAAGCAACATAG
- a CDS encoding SH3 domain-containing protein, producing the protein MRMSTGVVLRWGWLLGVALMAPAALPAGGAQRRLPPLRRQEGKGPLLSGECCVLRSSPLVAAPALRRLELGTPLQMLRHWRGDDGRDWIQVQVSSSQGLPAGFQSIRGWVHG; encoded by the coding sequence ATGCGCATGTCGACAGGGGTTGTGTTGCGTTGGGGTTGGCTGCTTGGCGTGGCCTTGATGGCACCTGCGGCCTTGCCCGCTGGAGGTGCTCAGCGGCGGCTTCCCCCTTTGCGCCGGCAGGAGGGCAAAGGCCCCCTCCTCAGCGGTGAGTGCTGTGTGTTGCGCTCCAGCCCTTTGGTGGCAGCTCCTGCTCTGCGCCGTCTGGAGTTAGGCACTCCTCTCCAGATGTTGCGCCACTGGCGGGGAGACGACGGCCGCGATTGGATTCAAGTTCAGGTGTCTTCAAGCCAGGGTTTGCCAGCTGGTTTTCAGTCAATTCGGGGATGGGTGCATGGCTGA
- a CDS encoding RpoD/SigA family RNA polymerase sigma factor → MAPAAAVASRPASASTGRASGAEVDLVRSYLRDIGRVPLLSHQQEITLGRQVQELMDLEALEAELKDQRGEDQVAREEVAKAAGVSAAQLKRKLQAGRRAKERMVAANLRLVVSVAKKYTKRNMELLDLIQEGTIGLVRGVEKFDPTRGYKFSTYAYWWIRQGITRAIAEKSRTIRLPIHITEMLNKLKKGQRELSQELGRTPSVTELASFVELPEEEVKDLMCRARQPVSLEMKVGDGDDTELLELLAGDAELPSEQVEGECLKGDLRDLLSQLPELQGKVLRMRYGMDGEEPMSLTGIGRIIGISRDRVRNLERDGLAGLRRLSDQVEAYVAC, encoded by the coding sequence ATGGCTCCTGCTGCTGCTGTTGCTTCCCGCCCCGCATCTGCCTCCACCGGTCGCGCCTCTGGCGCTGAAGTCGACTTAGTCCGTTCGTATTTGCGAGACATCGGCAGAGTGCCGTTGTTGAGTCACCAGCAGGAGATCACGCTGGGCCGTCAGGTGCAGGAGCTGATGGATCTCGAGGCGTTGGAAGCGGAATTAAAAGATCAGCGCGGCGAAGACCAGGTGGCCCGAGAAGAAGTGGCCAAAGCCGCTGGTGTGAGTGCAGCGCAACTCAAGCGCAAGCTGCAGGCGGGCCGGCGAGCCAAAGAGCGGATGGTGGCTGCCAATTTGCGCTTGGTGGTGAGCGTCGCCAAGAAATACACCAAGCGGAATATGGAACTGCTGGATTTAATCCAGGAGGGAACGATTGGTTTGGTGCGTGGTGTGGAGAAATTTGATCCCACCCGGGGCTACAAATTCAGCACCTATGCGTATTGGTGGATCCGTCAGGGCATCACCCGTGCGATTGCGGAGAAGAGCCGAACGATTCGCTTGCCGATTCACATCACCGAGATGTTGAACAAGCTGAAAAAAGGCCAGAGAGAATTAAGTCAAGAGCTGGGCCGCACCCCCTCGGTAACGGAATTGGCCTCGTTTGTGGAACTTCCTGAAGAGGAAGTGAAGGATTTGATGTGCCGTGCCCGTCAGCCTGTGAGCTTGGAGATGAAGGTGGGAGATGGGGATGACACCGAATTGCTGGAGCTGCTGGCCGGTGATGCTGAGCTGCCGTCTGAACAGGTGGAAGGCGAATGCTTGAAGGGAGACCTGCGTGATCTATTGAGTCAGCTGCCTGAATTGCAGGGAAAGGTGTTGCGTATGCGCTACGGGATGGACGGGGAAGAGCCGATGAGCCTCACGGGCATTGGCCGCATCATTGGCATCAGTCGTGACCGCGTGCGCAACTTGGAGCGCGATGGCCTAGCTGGATTGCGTCGTCTAAGCGATCAAGTTGAAGCTTATGTTGCATGTTAA
- a CDS encoding CrcB family protein, whose protein sequence is MAEAFTAGQVVLVGIGAIPGAWLRLRIVNHFEPMVPRKHWGTFAVNLVAAFALGLVLGLQVNDPCATSKGLAGLTLLIGVGFFGSLSTFSTFAVELLNTLKQRNWLEALFLGVGSIVGGLVAAGFGYGLGLAEGGL, encoded by the coding sequence ATGGCTGAAGCATTCACCGCAGGTCAGGTGGTGCTGGTGGGGATTGGCGCCATTCCTGGTGCGTGGCTTCGTCTGCGAATTGTCAATCACTTCGAGCCGATGGTTCCCCGCAAGCATTGGGGAACCTTTGCTGTCAATCTCGTTGCCGCCTTTGCCCTCGGTCTGGTGCTTGGCCTGCAAGTGAATGATCCCTGCGCAACCTCTAAAGGACTTGCCGGGCTCACCTTATTGATTGGAGTGGGCTTTTTTGGCAGCCTCAGCACGTTTTCCACCTTTGCCGTTGAGTTGCTCAACACCCTGAAGCAGAGGAATTGGCTGGAAGCGCTGTTCCTAGGTGTGGGTTCGATTGTGGGTGGCTTGGTGGCGGCTGGCTTTGGCTACGGGCTTGGCTTGGCGGAAGGAGGTCTCTGA
- a CDS encoding methyltransferase domain-containing protein — translation MNNTCLPVFLHVGCGPQGQSETPFADKVWKEIRLDIDSSVQPDVVGTMTDMAAVGDCTVDAVYSSHNIEHLYPHEVPTALDEFRRVLKPEGFVLITCPDLQSVCRLIAEDKLCDPAYESGMGPIAPLDILYGHRASLQKGNLYMAHRCGFTAKVLGGTLRQAGFLSAVKSRSRAFDLWAIGAVNQSEEWLLEHANHFFPA, via the coding sequence ATGAATAACACGTGCTTGCCAGTTTTTTTACATGTTGGTTGCGGTCCTCAAGGCCAATCTGAAACTCCCTTTGCGGATAAGGTATGGAAGGAGATCCGACTGGATATTGATTCGTCTGTACAGCCAGATGTAGTGGGCACTATGACTGACATGGCTGCAGTTGGAGATTGCACAGTTGATGCGGTTTATTCTTCTCACAACATTGAGCATCTTTACCCTCATGAAGTCCCTACTGCCTTGGATGAGTTCCGTAGGGTCTTAAAGCCTGAAGGTTTCGTCTTGATTACCTGCCCAGATTTGCAGTCAGTCTGTCGTCTGATCGCTGAAGATAAGCTTTGTGATCCTGCTTATGAAAGTGGGATGGGACCTATTGCGCCACTTGATATTCTTTATGGCCACAGGGCTTCGTTGCAAAAGGGTAATTTATATATGGCCCATCGATGTGGGTTTACGGCCAAAGTGTTGGGGGGAACTTTGCGCCAGGCGGGATTTTTGTCTGCTGTGAAGTCGCGTTCCAGGGCTTTCGACCTTTGGGCAATTGGTGCTGTTAATCAATCGGAAGAATGGCTACTTGAGCACGCTAATCATTTCTTTCCTGCTTAG
- the mgtE gene encoding magnesium transporter has protein sequence MEEAHGLSGVSVTNDLVAEVVAQQLESMLSVGNYDGVKLLLAPVQPVDVAEAVGCLPRTLQALAFRLLGKDEAIEVYEYLEPAIQQSLLERLRSNEVLELVEEMSPDDRVRLLDELPAKVVRRLLVELSPAERRVTAQLLGYAPETAGRLMTTEYIDLKEFQTASQALSIVRRRARETETIYSLYVTDGQRHLTGILSLRDLVTADPSDCIGDVMTREVVSVGTDTDQEEVARAIQRYDFLAVPVVDRERRLVGIVTVDDVIDVIEQEATRDLYAAGAVEAGDEDDYFQSNLFTVARRRVVWLAVLVIANGFTTQVIAMNDAVLREVVMLAAFIPLLIGTGGNVGAQSSTVVIRGLSTQRIQPLGPWRAVVREALAGALLGLLMLLVVVPFAWWRGDGPLVGMAVGISLLAITTLAATAGAALPLLFNRMGLDPALMSAPFITTATDVAGVFIYLKTAEWLLLHAPQLLESTSISTHLLASLAF, from the coding sequence ATGGAGGAAGCCCACGGCCTCAGTGGTGTGAGCGTCACAAATGATTTGGTGGCTGAGGTTGTCGCTCAGCAACTGGAGTCGATGTTGTCCGTTGGCAATTACGACGGCGTCAAGTTGCTGTTGGCACCGGTTCAGCCTGTCGATGTGGCAGAAGCCGTTGGCTGCCTTCCAAGAACGCTTCAGGCACTGGCCTTTCGACTGCTCGGCAAGGACGAAGCGATTGAGGTGTACGAATACCTTGAGCCAGCCATTCAGCAGAGCTTGTTGGAGCGGCTGCGTTCCAACGAAGTGCTGGAGCTCGTGGAGGAGATGTCACCCGATGATCGGGTGCGCCTGCTTGATGAGCTCCCGGCCAAGGTGGTCCGCCGTCTTTTGGTGGAGCTCAGTCCCGCCGAGCGGCGTGTGACCGCCCAGTTGCTTGGTTATGCCCCTGAAACGGCTGGCCGTTTGATGACAACGGAATACATCGATCTCAAGGAATTTCAGACGGCTTCGCAGGCTCTCAGCATCGTTCGCCGCCGTGCACGAGAAACCGAAACGATTTACAGCCTCTATGTCACGGATGGGCAGCGACACCTCACCGGAATTTTGTCGTTGCGAGATTTGGTCACGGCCGATCCCAGCGATTGCATTGGTGATGTGATGACGCGGGAAGTGGTGAGCGTTGGCACCGACACCGATCAAGAGGAGGTGGCCAGAGCGATTCAGCGTTACGACTTCCTGGCCGTGCCTGTTGTGGACCGGGAACGTCGTCTTGTGGGGATCGTTACGGTGGATGACGTCATCGACGTGATCGAGCAGGAAGCCACCCGTGACCTCTACGCCGCTGGTGCGGTGGAGGCCGGGGATGAGGATGATTATTTTCAGAGCAATTTGTTCACCGTGGCGCGTCGTCGCGTGGTGTGGCTTGCGGTGCTGGTGATTGCGAACGGCTTCACAACCCAGGTGATCGCGATGAACGATGCCGTGTTGCGTGAGGTGGTGATGCTTGCGGCCTTTATTCCTTTGTTGATTGGGACCGGTGGAAACGTGGGTGCCCAGAGTTCCACGGTGGTGATTCGTGGACTGAGCACCCAACGGATTCAACCCTTGGGCCCCTGGCGTGCGGTTGTGAGGGAGGCGCTCGCCGGTGCCTTGCTGGGCCTGTTGATGCTTTTGGTGGTGGTGCCATTCGCTTGGTGGCGTGGCGACGGTCCGCTTGTGGGGATGGCGGTTGGCATCAGTTTGTTGGCAATTACCACCTTGGCCGCCACGGCTGGTGCTGCCTTGCCGTTGCTGTTTAACCGCATGGGCCTCGATCCCGCCCTGATGTCAGCCCCCTTCATCACCACAGCCACAGACGTAGCGGGCGTATTTATTTATCTGAAAACAGCGGAGTGGTTGCTGCTTCATGCGCCCCAGTTGCTCGAGAGCACGAGTATTTCTACTCATTTACTCGCTTCGCTCGCTTTCTGA
- the miaA gene encoding tRNA (adenosine(37)-N6)-dimethylallyltransferase MiaA, whose amino-acid sequence MNAEAPLVVALVGPTASGKTALALELAEHFQLEILNIDSRQLYREMDIGTAKPTAEQQRRVTHHLLDLRSPDQPITLQEFQQEAAAAVSQVLKDRGVAFLAGGSGLYLKALTQGLQPPAVPPQAELRRQLSSLGQENCHQLLQQADPPAAAKIAPADAVRTQRALEVLYASGKPMSEQQSSNPPPWRVLELGLDPVELRSRIAQRTQQIYQEGLIEETQRLSQRYGPDLPMLKTIGYGEALEVLQGGLSEAQAIATTTQRTQQFAKRQRTWFRRQHNPHWLTGQDALSEAMSLIEAGLG is encoded by the coding sequence ATCAATGCAGAGGCTCCCCTGGTGGTGGCGCTGGTGGGGCCGACGGCGAGCGGCAAAACCGCGCTCGCGCTTGAGCTTGCTGAGCACTTCCAGCTGGAGATCCTCAACATCGATTCTCGCCAGCTTTACCGAGAGATGGATATCGGCACGGCCAAACCCACGGCCGAGCAACAACGGCGCGTGACCCATCACCTCCTCGACCTGCGCTCCCCTGATCAACCGATCACTCTTCAGGAGTTTCAGCAGGAAGCCGCTGCAGCCGTGAGCCAGGTGCTCAAGGATCGAGGCGTGGCCTTTCTAGCCGGAGGCAGCGGCCTGTATCTGAAGGCCCTCACTCAGGGTTTGCAGCCTCCGGCCGTGCCCCCTCAAGCCGAGCTGCGCCGCCAACTCAGCTCACTGGGTCAAGAGAACTGCCATCAACTCCTCCAACAGGCCGATCCCCCAGCGGCCGCAAAGATCGCTCCAGCAGATGCGGTTCGCACCCAACGCGCTCTGGAGGTGCTGTACGCCAGCGGCAAACCGATGAGTGAGCAACAGTCGAGCAATCCGCCGCCCTGGCGCGTGCTGGAGCTCGGACTCGACCCCGTGGAGCTGCGATCGCGCATCGCCCAACGAACTCAACAGATCTATCAGGAGGGCTTGATTGAAGAAACGCAGCGACTGAGCCAGCGCTATGGGCCTGACCTTCCCATGCTGAAAACGATCGGCTATGGCGAAGCACTCGAAGTGCTGCAAGGAGGCCTGAGCGAAGCGCAGGCCATCGCCACCACCACCCAGCGCACGCAGCAATTTGCCAAGCGGCAGCGCACCTGGTTCCGCCGCCAACACAATCCCCACTGGCTCACAGGTCAGGATGCGCTCAGCGAAGCGATGAGCCTGATCGAAGCAGGTCTAGGCTGA
- a CDS encoding CrcB family protein, whose protein sequence is MPQSSSTTNNIDATTNRLSLRKDLSELLLVALGAVPGAVMRWQVGSHLQDNNVIVNVLGTLVLGWLVGLPLRPKRQLLIGIGFCGSVTTFSSWMVDCVVFIAQGDWLAALGLIGLTLGLGLGAAALGVVSGRSLVRP, encoded by the coding sequence ATGCCGCAGTCTTCATCCACCACCAACAACATCGATGCCACCACGAATCGGCTCAGCTTGAGGAAAGACCTGAGCGAACTGTTGCTCGTTGCTCTGGGTGCCGTTCCTGGCGCTGTGATGCGTTGGCAGGTCGGAAGTCATCTGCAAGACAACAACGTGATTGTGAACGTGCTAGGTACACTCGTTCTAGGTTGGCTGGTAGGGCTTCCGCTTCGTCCGAAACGTCAACTGTTGATCGGTATCGGTTTCTGCGGTTCCGTTACCACCTTCAGTAGTTGGATGGTGGACTGCGTGGTCTTCATCGCGCAAGGCGACTGGTTGGCTGCTCTTGGGCTCATTGGACTCACCCTGGGGCTGGGGCTTGGTGCCGCAGCCCTGGGTGTCGTCTCTGGCCGGAGCTTGGTTAGGCCTTAA
- a CDS encoding dienelactone hydrolase family protein: MPNPSILPPVLPEPSPGSWLMVNTGPVPLRCWWAPTNSAKPATHAVIVLPEIFGLNPWVRGVADRLSAAGVPALAMPLFARTAPELELGYDPESTREGRRHKEATSTEGILVDVQASIAWLRQELAPSDSSLRITVVGFCFGGHAALLAATLAEVQVSFDFYGAGVSRGRPGGGPPSLELLTSVQGELHCLCGSIDPLIPCSDQRAIQAALQAEDPSGLRLRYSVFEGADHGFMCEARDQYDQASAREGWRLLLEAVQS, translated from the coding sequence ATGCCCAATCCTTCCATTCTTCCTCCTGTGCTTCCCGAGCCATCGCCAGGGTCTTGGTTGATGGTGAACACCGGTCCGGTGCCCTTGCGCTGCTGGTGGGCGCCCACCAACAGCGCGAAGCCAGCCACCCATGCCGTCATCGTGCTTCCCGAGATCTTTGGCTTGAACCCCTGGGTGCGGGGTGTGGCCGACCGCTTGTCGGCAGCGGGTGTTCCGGCCCTGGCGATGCCGCTGTTTGCGCGCACGGCCCCAGAGCTGGAGCTGGGGTATGACCCCGAGTCCACCCGTGAAGGGCGGCGCCATAAGGAGGCCACGAGCACCGAGGGTATCCTCGTCGATGTTCAAGCCTCGATCGCTTGGTTACGGCAGGAGCTAGCCCCCAGTGATTCATCTCTGCGGATCACCGTGGTGGGCTTTTGCTTCGGGGGGCATGCCGCATTGCTGGCCGCCACCCTGGCGGAGGTGCAAGTGAGCTTTGATTTTTATGGGGCTGGGGTGAGCCGTGGGCGGCCCGGTGGAGGCCCCCCCAGCTTGGAGCTGCTGACCTCGGTGCAGGGAGAGCTGCATTGTTTGTGCGGCAGCATCGATCCCCTGATCCCATGCTCAGATCAGCGGGCGATACAAGCTGCCTTACAAGCGGAGGATCCCAGCGGGCTTCGTTTGCGCTACAGCGTTTTTGAAGGGGCTGATCACGGCTTCATGTGTGAAGCCCGTGATCAATATGACCAGGCCTCAGCGAGGGAGGGCTGGAGGCTGCTTCTGGAAGCGGTTCAGTCTTGA
- a CDS encoding glutathione peroxidase, which produces MAPNISNVSVNTPDGANKSLGSYSGKVLLIVNVASRCGFTRQYSGLQALQDSYGAQGLQVLGFPCNDFGAQEPGSLEEIKSFCSTTYNASFELFDKVHATGSTTEPYTTLNKTEPSGDVAWNFEKFLVGKDGTVIARFKSGIEPDSDELKTAIEAALKA; this is translated from the coding sequence ATGGCTCCCAACATCAGCAACGTGTCCGTCAACACCCCTGACGGCGCCAACAAATCACTCGGCTCCTATTCCGGCAAAGTGCTGTTAATTGTGAACGTGGCGAGCCGTTGCGGCTTCACTCGCCAGTACAGCGGCCTTCAAGCGCTGCAAGACAGCTACGGCGCTCAAGGACTGCAGGTATTGGGTTTCCCCTGCAACGATTTTGGCGCACAAGAGCCCGGGTCTTTAGAGGAGATCAAAAGCTTTTGCTCCACCACTTACAACGCCAGCTTTGAGCTGTTCGACAAAGTGCATGCCACCGGTAGCACCACGGAGCCCTACACCACCCTCAACAAAACAGAGCCAAGCGGCGATGTGGCTTGGAACTTTGAAAAGTTCCTCGTGGGCAAAGACGGCACGGTGATCGCGCGTTTCAAGAGCGGCATTGAGCCCGATTCCGATGAACTGAAAACTGCTATCGAAGCCGCCCTTAAGGCCTAA
- the infC gene encoding translation initiation factor IF-3, with the protein MPPRPRFDRRAPVRELPNINDRINYPQLRVVDADGEQLGVIDREKALEVARERELDLVLVSEKADPPVCRIMDYGKFKFEQEKKAKEAKKKSHQTEVKEVKMRYKIDSHDYDVRIGQAQRFLKAGDKVKCTVIFRGREIQHTALAEVLLRRMAKDLEEPAEVQQPPKREGRNMIMFLTPRKAPLLKKDKEEGAGNNAVRTIPSPARRISSQD; encoded by the coding sequence ATGCCTCCACGTCCTCGCTTTGACCGTCGCGCCCCCGTCCGGGAGCTCCCCAACATCAATGACCGCATCAATTACCCCCAGTTAAGGGTTGTTGACGCAGACGGCGAGCAGCTTGGGGTGATCGACCGGGAAAAAGCATTAGAAGTTGCGCGTGAGCGCGAGCTTGATCTCGTTTTAGTGAGCGAGAAAGCCGATCCGCCGGTATGCCGGATCATGGACTACGGCAAATTCAAATTCGAGCAAGAAAAGAAGGCCAAAGAAGCGAAAAAAAAATCGCACCAGACCGAAGTTAAAGAGGTCAAAATGCGTTACAAAATTGATTCTCACGATTACGACGTTCGCATCGGCCAAGCGCAGCGCTTCCTCAAAGCGGGCGACAAAGTGAAGTGCACGGTCATTTTCCGAGGACGGGAGATTCAGCACACCGCCTTGGCCGAGGTCTTGCTGCGCCGCATGGCCAAAGACCTTGAAGAGCCTGCAGAAGTGCAACAGCCCCCGAAGCGCGAGGGCCGCAACATGATCATGTTCCTCACACCCCGCAAAGCGCCGCTCTTGAAGAAAGACAAGGAAGAAGGCGCTGGTAATAACGCGGTGCGCACCATTCCTTCACCGGCGCGTCGGATCAGCTCTCAAGACTGA
- the gyrB gene encoding DNA topoisomerase (ATP-hydrolyzing) subunit B — protein MSEAAKVQAAYGAEQIQVLEGLEPVRKRPGMYIGTTGPRGLHHLVYEVVDNAVDEALAGHCNEITVVLGEDGSAFVSDNGRGIPTDVHPRTGKSALETVLTVLHAGGKFGAGGYKVSGGLHGVGVSVVNALSEWVEVTVRRQGQVHRQRFERGAAIGSLVSEPQPAEENGLTGTSVCFKPDDQIFTVGIEFDYSTLSARLRELAYLNGGVRIVFRDERPAARDSEGQPREELYFYEGGIKEYVAYMNAEKDPLHPEIIYVNSEKDGVSVEAALQWCVDAYSDSILGFANNIRTVDGGTHIEGLKTVLTRTLNTFAKKRGKRKDSDSNLAGENIREGLTAVLSVKVPEPEFEGQTKTKLGNTEVRGIVDSLVGESLSQYLEFNPGVIDMILEKAIQAFNAAEAARRARELVRRKSVLESSTLPGKLADCSTRDPSESEIYIVEGDSAGGSAKQGRDRRFQAILPLRGKILNIEKTDDAKIYKNTEIQALITALGLGIKGEGFDVKNLRYHRVVIMTDADVDGAHIRTLILTFFYRYQKELVEGGYIYIACPPLYKVERGKNHTYCYNEQQLQTTLAGFGEKANYNIQRFKGLGEMMPKQLWETTMDPSTRMMKRVEVQDALEADRIFTILMGDKVAPRREFIETHSADLDMASLDI, from the coding sequence ATGAGCGAAGCCGCAAAAGTTCAAGCTGCCTACGGCGCTGAACAAATTCAGGTTCTTGAAGGCCTGGAGCCGGTGCGTAAGCGCCCGGGAATGTACATCGGTACCACCGGTCCGCGAGGGCTGCATCACCTGGTGTACGAGGTGGTGGACAACGCCGTGGATGAAGCCCTGGCTGGGCATTGCAACGAGATCACGGTTGTTCTCGGAGAAGACGGCTCAGCGTTTGTGAGTGATAACGGCCGTGGAATCCCCACGGATGTTCATCCCCGCACCGGGAAAAGCGCCCTGGAAACCGTGCTCACGGTGTTGCACGCCGGCGGCAAGTTTGGAGCTGGTGGTTACAAGGTTTCGGGTGGTTTGCATGGTGTTGGTGTTTCAGTCGTTAATGCCCTGAGCGAGTGGGTTGAAGTCACCGTGCGCCGCCAAGGCCAGGTGCATCGCCAGCGCTTTGAGCGCGGTGCCGCCATCGGCAGCCTTGTTTCAGAGCCGCAGCCCGCGGAGGAGAATGGGCTTACTGGCACCAGCGTTTGCTTTAAGCCGGATGATCAGATCTTCACGGTTGGCATTGAGTTTGATTACTCCACGCTCTCGGCGCGATTGCGTGAGCTGGCTTATTTGAATGGTGGTGTGCGCATCGTGTTTCGCGATGAGCGACCGGCTGCCCGGGATTCAGAGGGCCAGCCCCGTGAGGAGCTGTATTTCTACGAAGGTGGAATTAAGGAATACGTTGCCTATATGAATGCGGAGAAAGATCCTCTGCATCCAGAAATTATTTATGTGAATTCAGAAAAAGATGGTGTATCCGTGGAGGCAGCACTGCAGTGGTGCGTTGATGCTTATTCCGACAGCATTCTGGGTTTCGCGAACAACATCCGTACGGTGGATGGCGGTACGCACATCGAAGGTTTAAAAACCGTTCTCACACGCACCCTGAATACGTTTGCGAAGAAACGGGGCAAACGCAAAGACTCCGATTCAAATTTGGCTGGCGAAAACATTCGCGAAGGCCTCACCGCTGTCCTTTCGGTGAAGGTTCCCGAGCCTGAGTTTGAAGGTCAAACAAAAACGAAGCTGGGGAATACCGAAGTTCGCGGCATCGTTGACAGCTTGGTTGGAGAGTCGTTGAGCCAGTACCTGGAATTCAATCCAGGCGTGATCGACATGATCCTGGAGAAAGCGATCCAGGCCTTTAATGCGGCGGAAGCAGCTCGCCGGGCCCGTGAGCTGGTTCGCCGCAAAAGCGTGCTGGAGAGTTCAACGCTGCCTGGCAAGTTGGCCGATTGCAGCACGCGAGACCCTTCTGAATCTGAGATCTACATCGTGGAGGGAGATTCCGCTGGTGGCTCTGCCAAGCAAGGCCGCGACCGCCGTTTTCAGGCGATTCTTCCCTTGCGGGGAAAAATTCTCAATATTGAGAAAACTGACGACGCCAAGATCTACAAAAATACTGAGATTCAAGCTCTGATTACAGCCCTTGGCTTGGGGATTAAGGGTGAAGGCTTTGATGTTAAAAATCTTCGCTATCACCGGGTTGTGATCATGACAGATGCAGACGTGGATGGGGCGCACATTCGGACGCTGATCCTTACCTTCTTCTATCGCTATCAAAAGGAATTGGTGGAAGGTGGATATATCTACATCGCTTGTCCGCCGCTTTACAAGGTTGAGCGCGGAAAAAATCACACCTATTGCTACAACGAGCAGCAATTGCAAACAACTTTGGCTGGATTTGGTGAGAAAGCCAACTACAACATTCAGCGGTTTAAGGGCCTTGGTGAAATGATGCCGAAGCAATTGTGGGAAACCACGATGGATCCCTCCACGCGCATGATGAAGAGGGTGGAAGTGCAAGACGCGCTGGAGGCGGATCGCATCTTCACGATCCTGATGGGCGACAAAGTGGCGCCTCGTCGTGAATTCATCGAAACTCATAGCGCCGATTTGGACATGGCCTCACTCGACATCTAA